The genomic segment CTGAAGGGGCTGCACCGGTCCGTGGGCAAGCTGGAGAGCAACCTGGACGGGTACGTGCCCACCGGCGACTCGCAGCGCTGGAAGAAGTCCATCAAGGCCTGCCTGAGCCGCTGCCAGGAGACCATCGCCAACCTGGAGCGCTGGGTCAAGCGGGAGATGCATGTGTGGCGGGAGGTCTTCTACCGGCTGGAGCGGTGGGCCGACCGCCTGGAGTCCGGGGGCGGCAAGTACCCGGTGGGCAGCGACCCAGCACGCCACACCGTCTCCGTGGGCGTCGGGGGTCCCGAGAGCTACGGCCAGGAGGCGGACAACTATGATTACACTGTCAGCCCCTATGCCATCACCTCCCCGCCGGCCGCCGGCCAGCTGCCCGGGCAGGAGGAGGTGGAAGCCCAGCAGTACCCGCCCTGGGAGCCGGGGGAGGACGGGCAGCTGAGCCCCGGCGTGGACACGCAGGTCTTTGAGGACCCGCGGGAGTTCCTCAGCCACCTGGAGGACTACCTGCGCCAGGTGGGCGGCTCCGAGGAGTACTGGCTGTCTCAGATCCAGAACCACATGAACGGGCCGGCCAAGAAATGGTGGGAGTACAAGCAGGGCTCGGTGAAGAACTGGGTGGAGTTCAAGAAGGAGTTTCTGCAGTACAGCGAGGGCACGCTGTCCCGGGAGGCCATCCAGCGGGAGCTGGACCTGCCGCAGAAGCAGGGCGAGCCGCTGGACCAGTTCCTGTGGCGCAAGCGGGACCTGTACCAGACGCTGTATGTGGACGCTGAAGAAGAGGAGATCATCCAGTACGTGGTGGGCACCCTGCAGCCCAAGCTCAAGCGTTTCCTAAGGCCCCCGCTGCCCAAGACCCTGGAGCAGCTCATCCAGAAGGGCATGGAGGTGCAGGACGGCCTGGAGCGGGCGGCCGAGCCCGCCGGCCCCCACCCGCCCACTGAGGAAGAGGCCGAGGCCCTCACACCCGCCCTCACCAACGAGTCCGTAGCCAGCGACCGGACTCAGCCCGAGTAGAGGGTGCCAGGCCCCGCCTGCCCGCCCGTGGCCCTCGCCCACCAGGACTTTGGAGTGGGCCCGCCCCTGCAGGGGAGCCCTTAGTCTCCTCGTGCAGCTGAACACTCACCTCAGCCTCCTAGCCTGACTCCAACAGACACACGTGACCCAGATGCGGGCAGTGTCCCCCAGACAGCCAAGGGACTCCCCTTCCTCACAGACCCAGCCTTCACCCTCCCTGCGTCTGTCTTCCCCAGTGGTGGACTGGCCTGAGTCAGCAATCCCTCCCTCCATGCTCTCAGGCCATGACAGTTTCCTCATCCTGCTCAATGCCT from the Budorcas taxicolor isolate Tak-1 chromosome 14, Takin1.1, whole genome shotgun sequence genome contains:
- the ARC gene encoding activity-regulated cytoskeleton-associated protein, which encodes MELDHRTTGGLHAYPGPRGGPAAKPNVILQIGKCRAEMLEHVRRTHRHLLAEVSKQVERELKGLHRSVGKLESNLDGYVPTGDSQRWKKSIKACLSRCQETIANLERWVKREMHVWREVFYRLERWADRLESGGGKYPVGSDPARHTVSVGVGGPESYGQEADNYDYTVSPYAITSPPAAGQLPGQEEVEAQQYPPWEPGEDGQLSPGVDTQVFEDPREFLSHLEDYLRQVGGSEEYWLSQIQNHMNGPAKKWWEYKQGSVKNWVEFKKEFLQYSEGTLSREAIQRELDLPQKQGEPLDQFLWRKRDLYQTLYVDAEEEEIIQYVVGTLQPKLKRFLRPPLPKTLEQLIQKGMEVQDGLERAAEPAGPHPPTEEEAEALTPALTNESVASDRTQPE